The genomic DNA TGTGTAAAGCTATCACTACAATTTcatcttcaaattcaaattcaaattcacctACACCCCCTATAAATCTTCATGAAGGGCAATTTCAAGATGAATCTATTTCACTAAACTTTTCACCACAATTTCGAGGTAGTGAATTGGAATTATCAATCATAAACTCTCTTCCTATGTATCAATTTACAACAAGTGAAGTACAAGAGAGTCTGAGTGACCTAGAGTGTGCTATTTGTTTGGGGGAATTTGAAGAAGGAGAATGGTTAAAAGTTGTTCCTAATTGTAGACATGGTTTTCATGTTTCATGCATTGATAAGTGGTTTCAATTGCATTCAAGTTGTCCATTATGTAGATCTCGTGTCTATCGTATACTAGTTGGAAATCATGAGTGTTCTGTGTCGGTTAACACTTGGCTAGAAATTTTGGGGATGGATGACATTACTCCTGAAAGGAATGCACATTTCCCTTCACATTCACTATGATATCCAATAAATTGGGAGATTAGAAAAAAATGATTTCACTCTATACTCATTAAGTCAAGAGTTCCAACTGTACAAAAATTCAAAAGGCATAGACAATATGTTACTGCCTCCGACAAGAAACACTAATAGGATGATTAAGAAATTATGTTTGGAGCATCTTCCATGGCCACTAGGATGATTAAGAAATTATGTTAGGAGCATCTTCCATGGCCACTTTTAATAGAACCAAATTAAGTTTCTAGTACATTGTTAATATGAAGGTATtaatagtttaaaataaatttacattgtcaaccaatcaccatcaTATATTCTCCCAAATCACACTTATATTATTAAGTTTGTTGTTTAACATAGTTGAAGGATGAATCTCTAATAAATGAGATCACTCTCATGTATTCTCCCACCCAAATCACATTTTTAAGTTAGTATAGTGACATAATTATGATGAATCTCTATTAGATaaaagtgtaaaattattttagacCAAATcacacttttaatattttttattataagaaaCTCACTTCAAAACTCTCATTATAATTGCTCTATAtgcaattgatttttttaaaacatggaAAACAATAGTCTTTTTTATATCCTATGAAAAAAAATCAACTATTCACGTTTAATTATTATATGAAACGCTTATTGGAAAAATAGCATAGCAGATGTGCCTGTGTTAAAAGTTTTTTTAGAACTACAACACCAAGAGCTAAGAATATAATATCATAATTTCGGACATAAACTTTTCTGAGGTTCGAAAAAAGCTCTAAGTGAATTTTGCAGCCATGTCCTTAAAGAATTCCAAAGTATGAGTACCATACAAAAAGGAAATCAGCATGCTACTTAGGGAACGGAAACTACCAAGGTAAATATTCAGTCAAAAGAGTTGAGGATACATCGAATTCAACttgattttaacatatttaaaatattatcttTACGAATTATTGTTCAAACCAGATCATCTGTGTACTTAAAACACGTTCTAAAAATCATTCAGCGAGCATGTTCTACATTGGGGGCAATTCATAAGTTCTATCAGCCAATCAGCATGGTTTTGATGCTACAACCGTGACATTTGACATTTCTTTCGACAAATATATCACTTTACATGTGCCTCATTTCTCAAGATAAATATTGCCACAAAATCTAAGAACAAACTTTGGATAAAATTTACTCATCAAATTTGAAATTGTAAACAACAAAATTTAATTGCAATTGAACTAAGATACACCAAATAACAAAACACAAATCCAGAATTTAACTTCAAAATGTCTCCATCTGTGACCAGAATAAGTCTAAAATCTAAAGAAAAATTGTCTTTGATACAAAAAGCCATCACCTTAAATGATACCAATCTTGTTTGCTACATCCAAAGCATCATAATCAGGTGTCAACCTAACATACGCCTTCTTGGTGCCATCAGGCCTGCAATATAATAGCTCATATTTAGAAGAAACACTAAATGTTTCAAGAACACAAGCAAACTTCTTTTCAATAATGTGACTTCAATCTCAAGTTACTTTTACATTGGGTTAAACATATTAATAGTAAACATATCACTGCCCGATGCATAGGTTCATTTGTCGCAACAATGGGCAGTAAAAAACAGCAGCGTGTAATTAGCATACAAAATTAACTGTCAATCAGCCTTGCAATATTGAGTTACTAAACAACTAACACAAGATTAGCGGCATAAAGTCTGACTCACCTGATCAAGGTGTTAACTTTCTTGGCCTGGATGTCATACATCTTCTTCACAGCATCCTTGATTTTCTTCTTGTCAGCACGCAAGTCAACAATGAAAACCAAAGTGTTATTatcttcaatcttcttcattGCAGACTCAGTAGTAAGTGGAAACTTGAGAATCTGATAATGATCAAGCTTATTCCTCGGTGTAGCACTAATGCGAGGGTACTTTGGGTTCCTTTCCTTCGACAAAGTCTTTGGCCTGTGGAATGTAACTGTTGTCCTGATCTTCTTTGCCTTCTTCTTAATGGCAGAGCCAGACTTCACTGCCTTGGCGGCTTTCAAGGCTTGCGCCTTTGGATCTGTCTTCTTCGAAACATCACCTACAACAACAAATCTAAGAGCTAAGAGCCGGTAACAATAATtgatttcataaattacataacAACCATCAATAAAGCCTTATACAAATTTCACAAATATATAATTACAGTGAAGAGAAACTAGTTAAATCAAGAAATTTGTGGCGGCACCAGTTATCATTTACAAATAATTTGCATTATGAAGAAATTAGGAATTGATGAAATACCTTTAGGAGCCATTGATCGGCGAAGAAAAAAACCCTAGATTTGAATCTGAGCTAAACCCTGAAAGAAGATgtagaaaatgaaattaaatgtagTGAATGGTTTTGAGCAAAACGAAGATAACAAGATGGAGGAGAAGAGCAAAACCTGGGTGATGGAAGCAGACAGtaggcaaaattagggttttcggtATTATATGTGTTACATGTGAAATGGGCTGGACAGTTTAAAAATGGGTCTGGCCCATTATAAAACCAAGAAGATTGTTttcagttttattattattattattattattattattattattattattattataagtaatAAAAATTGTTAACTGTAGTCCCAATAAAAATGTGTTACACGTCATTTTTTATCTCTTAACTATACAAATTAAACCAGGTTTGTCATTTTCATTCAAATGTCAATAACGACGTCAATTTTTGTTGATGTGGCAAATGACGTGTAACACTAAGCTTTTATGACTAATTTATCGGTCAAAAAATTTATCACTAAATAATATGGAAACGACCGAAAATGGGAAACAACTTTATCATTTTTTCTTATAACTTAGGCTACCCTTTTTCTTAGGGTTGGAAAGCGGACATGTCAGTCCCATTTAGACCAGCCCCCACAAAAGCCCGTAAGGAAAAGGAATAGAGAAGGGGCGAGCATTATTGAGGGTGTGGACATAAAACTTTGCCCCGCTTCCCCTATGAAAAGATGAAGGCGGAGCGAGACGGACTTGCAAGCATTGCACCTTTTTAGCCTAAACATTGCAAAAATTGATGTTAATATTCGCGTCCAAGAAAAAAAAGGTGAAACAGGGGCGGACATACTAGAGGATGAGGATTTAAACCTTTGTCCGTCCTACAAAAAAATACGGGGGAAACGGGCATCCCCAATGGATCGGatctgttttgccacccctactttttTTTTCCTtgcattttctttccatttaCTGCTACCCATTTTCTTATTGTCTTCATTCCACCAAATTCAAGTTGTTTCCCATTTTGTGAAAACAAAAAGAATAAGTCAGGTGTTTTGGGTAAACAATCATGAGTTTACTATGCTTGTGAGATTAACTCGAAAAATCTCGGGAGCAATTTGTGTAGAGCACTTGCATGAAAAATAGTGTGTGTGAATTAAATGAGACTGTTTGTACAAAGATAAAGTAAACGTAAAATTTAATTGAAGAAAAGCTTTGGTAAATGACAAGTATGTAAAATGCAATAAATGACATTAAACAAAAGTGGAAATGTAAGACATTAAAGACAAATGTtttgtttaaagaaacaaaaagttAAGGAAAAGAAAGGACGTAGACCCATACATGTTTCTTACTAATAGTTTCGCTATGTGACTAAGGTACTTCAGTTCTATAGAAAATGTATGAAACTTTATGACTTTGATTACAATGTATGAGCCTGGTACTTATACTAGTCTAACAATAATCGTTTCTGACAGTTATTCTTCAAAGAGGAAAAGATGTGTCAAAAACATGCAGTTTATCCCTTTGAGATGCTTCCATGTTGTCAGCATGCAAAAATTGATGACATGTCCAATATCCCACGTTCATAATTGCTCAGAGTCATTAAATGCTTCTTCAAACCatctcactactacaaataatacatacaATGACGTCACCTCTACCACGGTCACTCAGGGGACCATAATGATATCTTTATATTATGGCGCCTATACAATTTTCTATTGTTTAATTAAAGGGTTGAATATATttttggttcctataaatatctcaattttcatttttagtctctattaaaaaataatatattttagtcccAACAAAATtgttatgcatgcagttttagtcctatatattttctaaaatttcgaaaattgtttaattactcttaaactttcaaatttttgaataattttttcttaGATGTTTAGAATACAAGAAAATATTTCCTTAccatattttagaattttttaaaataagatgaattaaatatgaattttttaaaatttgaaagataatgataaaagtaatgaaaacctcaacttagaaattaaattttaagtttCTTTTTTTTAGAGGAACTTTTTATAACTTTCTAAACATGCcttcaaaataatcattcaaaaatacacattggtttaacaGTAGAGACTAAAATTTCACGCATAacaattttgtagggactaaaatatattatttttttaatagggactaaaaatgaaagttgagatatttatagggaccaacaacatatttaacccttaattaaaCATTGTAAATTGATTACCACGGGTTATGAAATCAACCGCGATGATATCATATGTGTGGTAACCAGTTCAATTTTTAGGGCCTACAAATACATGATTTCTTCCATAGTTTAGATAagcctttaatttttatttaaaaaacgaAAGTAATATCACCACAGTTCATTATGTTAACTTTTGtagcatatttttaatttttaaattcttaaGTCTGGGTGCTTTTCATAAGATTTTATCTTATATAACAACGTGTTTAAATTTTAACTGTGGTGATATAATATTCACTATAAGGTAACAGAACTAGCTAACATGTCTCTTCAACtccattttttcttttccatcacGAAATAGAGCCATTTCAACCCTAACGAAACAACACCATTGCAACCCTAATGAAAGAACACAATTGCAACCCTAACAAAAAAATCAATATCATCCCTAACGAaacattcaacatcattggtTCTTTCATATCGTTTGGAAGAAGCCAACACCATTTTAAACATCATTGGTTCTTTCGTATCGTCTGGAATGAGCCTTCGGTTTAGCTTTTGAGGAGGAACTCAAAGAAGGAGCCAACCCCATTTTTTTACTTATTCATCACGTTTCTGTTTGCGGTACGTAAACGTTTTCCCCATGCATCTACAATACCATCATTTTCCATTGTTTATGGTgtcgttgttgttgatgatgttttgttgttgttgttgatgttattgttgtttaTCGTTGTTGATGCCATTGTTCTTAATGATATCGTCGATGTTGGTTATGTATTTGTTGTTCTTtatgccttgttgttgttgatgttattgttgttattgttgatgttgttattgttgatgttgttattgttgatatATGGCCATTACCTCTGTCGCTACATCTTTTTCTCCTAGTAGCGACAAAGTTACATGTACAAATGAAACCAATACAAATGATACTTAATCTGTAGGCAAAGAATCGAAAAAACAAACAGGTTTCACAATGATggctaaattaaaaaaaagtccACAAGTCAAGTGCCAAACTTCTAGTTGAGTTTAATGTCTTCTATACGATTCTTGATGGTCCTTATTCTTCCCTCTTTAATAGTTATGTTGCGTTTGGACGTAGCAAAGTTAGCATATTAGTAAATGATTGGAAATATTTAACAGATGAGGTGAAACAAGGCATATGGATAAACGTTCaggtattaattttaatttttattgaatcaatattactttatataaaaatttctcccatgttttaaacaagttagAAGTGAAGCGAGAAAGGAGAACAAGGATAGAAACAAATGCCTCATAGATTGTCTCGTGGGGGTTACAAAAAACTTGAGAAAAATTGATTGATGAAAAAAGACAATAACTAGGAGATGTGAACATGAGTGGTGATCGGGAACCATCTCCACCATCACcacatgagaagtggaagagggcggtgttagaacaagatttgttcttatcaattatcttagttttgatgataacaataatatgaattttgcttaagataatatggtactctaatccaatgcaatttccctttcaggaaatatataaagagtacgcataattcagcgctcagaagttgtgtctcaaatggttcagcatgcaacatcagaacatggtctggcaagacatcagaagatggtcgaagcagaatcagaacatgggtctatggaagcatcagaagaacatgagaatcagaagcactgaagatcagaagatggtatcacgctcagaagcacttcaaggtcagaagatcagaagatgctatgcaccaagctgtttgactctgatgatattcaaacgtcgtattcacaaacatcagatcagaaggaagtacacgtggcagactacgctgactgacaaaaggaacgttaaagctactaaaggctacgtcagtagacacagcgtgaacaaggctcgaggtagttgacaaaagcgtataacattaaatgcgatgctgtacggaacacgcaaagcattaaatgcattcaacggtcatcttctcaacgcctataaatatgaagttctgatgagaagcaaggttaacaatttctgaacaaagacaattcaaattaacttgctgaaacgctgttcaaatcaaaactcagaatcttcatcttcatcaaagctcactacattgctgttgtaatattttagtgagattaagcttaaacgttaagagaaatatcacagttgtgattatcgcttttaagaagcatttgtaaactcttagaattacattaagttgtaaggaactagagtgatcgtgtgatcagtatactctaggaagtcttggcagttggctgagcagtttgtaactagagtgatcaggttgatcagaatactctagagaaagtcttaggagtgaactaagcctagagtgatcgtgttgatcagtagactctagaaaaagtcttaggagtgaactaagcagttgttcctggagtgatcagtgtgtgatcagaagactctggaagacttagttgcggactaagtggaaaaccattgtaatccgtgcgattagtggattaaatcctcagttgaggtaaatcatctctgcgggggtggactggagtagcttcgttaacagcgaaccaggataaaaataattgtgcaatttatttttatcgtccaagatttaaagtcacacttattcaatccccccctttctaagtgtttttctatccttcaattggcatcagagcgccggttctaaggtgcaagcacttaaccgtgtttagaaaagattcaggaagagaaaaacgcttcatttaaaagatggttgatgaaagtgaaaagactacatctacatctggctctgctgagcaatacaacggtaacaatggttatactagaccgccggtatttgatggtgaaaactttgaatactggaaagataaactggaaagttactttctgggtctagatggtgatctatgggatcttctaatggatggttacaaacatccagtaaatgccagtggcgtgaagctgtcaaggcaagaaatgaatgatgatcaaaagaagcttttcaggaatcatcataaatgcagaactgttttgctgaatgctatctctcatgctgagtatgagaagatatctaacagggaaacggcctatgacatatatgagtccttgaaaatgactcatgaaggaaatgctcaagtcaaggagactaaagctctagccttaatccagaagtatgaagccttcaagatggaggatgatgaagacattgaaaagatgttttcgagatttcaaactctgacagctggattgagagttcttgacaaaggatacaccaaggctgatcatgtgaagaagatcatcagaagcttacccagaagatggggtcctatggtgactgcattcaagattgcaaagaatctgaatgaagtttctctggaagagctgatcagtgccttgagaagccatgagattgagctggatgcaaatgagcctcaaaagaaaggtaagtctattgcattaaaatcaaatatcaagaaatgcactaacgcttttcaggctagagaagaagatcctgaagaatcagaatctgaagaagaagatgaactgtccatgatttccagaaggctaaatcaactctggaagaccaagcaaaggaagttcagaggcttcagaagttcaaggaaatttgaacgtggagaatcttctgatgaaagaagatttgacaagaagaaagtcatgtgctatgaatgcaatgagcctggacactacaagaatgaatgtccaaatcttcagaaggaaagtcccaagaaaaagtttcataagaagaaaggtcttatggcaacctgggatgagtcagaagatgattcagaagatgagcagtccaactgtgcgctgatggcgacagaggatgacggatcagaatctacatcagaatcagattctgaagaggtattttctgaacttactagagacgagttagtttccggtctaactgaacttctggaactcaagtctcagattagtctcaaatacaaaaagctgaaaaagcaatttgaatttgaaacaaagaagcttgagttggagaattctgaattaaaagaaaaacttttaaaattatccaataatgttggatctccttctgattcagaaaaatccactcctagtctaaaccatattctgaaagaatatgatttaagtttcaggaagttcttatctagaagtattggcagaagtcagctagcttctatgatatatgctgtgtctggaaacaaaagagtcggcattggttttgagggtgaaaccccatacaaacttgaacctgttgatgaaatgaaaattacatacaagccattgtatgatcagttcaagtatggccactctcatgatattaggcacactccacatgcacaaagttttcacataacacacaccaagaagcatgtgacacaacctaggaaatatcatgaaactcacattaagaattatcatgctgttcctcctattgcttataatgtaaaacccaagttcaatcagaacttgagaaaatctaacaagaaaggacccaagaaaatgtgggtacctaaggataagattattcctattgcagatatccttggctgcaagaaggacaaagcacaacatgtcatggtacctggactctggatgctcgcgacacatgacaggaagaaggtctatgttccaagacctggtgcttaagtctggaggagaagtcaagttcggaggagatcagaagggcaagataattggctctggaactataaagtctggtaactctccttccatttctaatgtacttcttgtagaaggattaacacataacctcttatctatcagtcaattaagtgacaatggttatgatataatcttcaatcaagagtcctgcaaggctgtaaatcagaaggatggctcaatcctatttacaggcaagaggaagaacaacatttataagacagatctgcaagatcttatgagtcagaaggtgacttgtcttatgtctgtttctgaagagcagtgggtctggcacaggagattaggtcatgctagtttgagaaagatctctcagattaacaaactgaatcttgtcagaggactccctaatctgaaattcaaatcagatgctctttgtgaagcatgtcagaagggcaagttctccaaacctgcattcaagtctaagaatgttgtttctacctcaaggcctttagaactcctgcacattgatctgtttggaccagtcaaaacagcatctgtcagaggaaagaaatatggattagtcatcatagatgattatagccgctggacatgggtaaaattcttaaaacacaaggatgagactcattcagtgttctttgatttctgcattcagattcaatctgaaaaagagtgtaaaatcataaaggtcagaagtgatcatggtggtgaatttgagaacagatcctttgaagaattcttcaaagaaaatggtattgcccatgatttctcttgtcctagaactcacaagcaaaatggggttgtagaacgaaagaataggactctgcaagaaatggccagaaccatgatcaatgaaaccattatggctaagcatttctgggcagaagcaataaacactgcatgttatattcagaatagaatctctatcagacctattctaaataagactccctatgaattgtggaagaatagaaagcccaacatttcatatttccatccttttggatgtgtatgctttattctgaacactaaagatcatcttggtaagtttgattccaaagcacaaaaatgtttccttcttggatattctgaacgctcaaaaggctacagagtatacaatactgaaacattggttgtagaagaatcaatcaatatcaggtttgatgataagcttggttctgaaaaaccaaagcagtttgataattttgcagattgtgatattgacatatcagaagttgctgagccaagaagcaacgcatcagaagcagaacctctcagaagcaaagaatcggaagatcaagtatcagcttctctggaggatctaagcatttctgaagaaccatctgtcagaagatcatccagactcatctctggtcattcagaagatgtcattcttggaaagaaggatgatccaatcagaacaagagcattccttaagaacaatgcagactgtcaattaggtcttgtatctttgatcgagccaacttctgttgatcatgctctagaaaatccagactggataattgctatgcaaaaagaactaaatcagtttacaaggaatgatgtttgggatcttgttcctagaccagatggattcaatataattggtacaaaatgggtcttcagaaacaagctcagtgagaaaggtgaagtggtaaggaacaaagccagactggtggctcagggttatagtcagcaagaagggattgattatacggaaacctttgcaccagtggccaggttagaatctattcgtttattaatttcttttgccactcaacataacatcactctctatcaaatggatgttaagagtgccttcttaaatggttatatagatgaagaagttta from Vicia villosa cultivar HV-30 ecotype Madison, WI unplaced genomic scaffold, Vvil1.0 ctg.000004F_1_1_1, whole genome shotgun sequence includes the following:
- the LOC131621337 gene encoding large ribosomal subunit protein uL23y yields the protein MAPKGDVSKKTDPKAQALKAAKAVKSGSAIKKKAKKIRTTVTFHRPKTLSKERNPKYPRISATPRNKLDHYQILKFPLTTESAMKKIEDNNTLVFIVDLRADKKKIKDAVKKMYDIQAKKVNTLIRPDGTKKAYVRLTPDYDALDVANKIGII